The following proteins come from a genomic window of Gottfriedia acidiceleris:
- a CDS encoding glycosyltransferase, with product MNKKVCAFVFNHFTNDARVLRECSALAEVGYDVDLIALHDDSKELPKRERMEEGFNVIRVNNRLPFGLYHLVHYCAKIFNLVKSSLLMKLVAILLILLGLFLNAVATIMIAAIIVLFGNRYMKVLLTRGYNILQMIYHGLKRDYDIYHANDLNTLPQGIICAKVFKKSKLIYDSHEVQSSRSGYENPIFGKIEKFLIKYIDVMIHENNTRAKYTQDLYDIEYPEVIHNYPFVSKPEESNAINLHEKLGISEDEPILLYQGGIQKGRGLELIVKAAPFYKRGIVVFIGDGKIKPTLLNLVEELQLQDRVKFIDKVPVDELLNYTRNAYLGFQVLNNINFNHYSASSNKLFEYMMSGVPVVACSFPEIQKVVEGEYTGVCVDSHDLDSIAEGVNYLLDNPEVRDEMSKNCLKARHKYNWNNEKKVFIGIYEKVLYGEKAMVS from the coding sequence ATGAATAAAAAGGTTTGTGCGTTTGTATTTAATCATTTTACGAATGATGCACGCGTACTGCGTGAATGTTCTGCATTAGCAGAAGTCGGATATGATGTTGATTTAATTGCTTTACATGATGATTCAAAAGAATTACCAAAAAGAGAACGTATGGAAGAAGGATTTAATGTTATCCGTGTAAACAATCGTTTACCATTTGGACTCTATCATCTAGTTCATTATTGTGCAAAGATCTTTAATTTAGTAAAAAGTAGTTTATTAATGAAACTAGTTGCTATTTTATTGATTTTACTTGGATTATTTTTAAATGCAGTTGCAACGATTATGATTGCAGCTATTATCGTTCTTTTTGGTAATCGTTATATGAAAGTACTGTTAACTAGAGGCTATAATATTTTACAAATGATCTATCATGGGCTTAAAAGGGATTACGATATTTATCATGCGAATGATTTAAATACTTTACCTCAAGGAATCATTTGTGCAAAGGTATTCAAAAAAAGTAAATTAATTTATGATTCACATGAAGTTCAATCTAGCAGATCTGGTTATGAGAATCCGATCTTCGGAAAAATTGAGAAGTTTTTAATTAAATATATTGATGTGATGATTCACGAAAATAATACTAGGGCAAAATATACTCAAGATTTATATGATATTGAATATCCTGAGGTAATTCATAATTACCCATTTGTGTCTAAGCCGGAAGAAAGTAATGCGATTAATCTTCATGAAAAACTAGGAATTAGTGAAGACGAACCAATACTTCTTTATCAAGGCGGTATACAAAAAGGGCGTGGATTAGAACTAATTGTAAAAGCTGCACCTTTTTATAAAAGAGGGATCGTTGTTTTTATTGGTGATGGAAAGATAAAGCCTACACTCTTAAATCTAGTAGAAGAGCTACAACTACAAGATCGAGTGAAATTTATTGATAAAGTGCCAGTAGATGAATTACTTAATTATACAAGAAATGCTTATTTAGGGTTTCAAGTATTAAATAATATCAATTTTAATCATTATTCAGCGTCATCGAATAAATTATTTGAGTACATGATGAGCGGAGTACCAGTTGTTGCTTGTAGCTTCCCAGAAATTCAGAAGGTAGTAGAAGGTGAATATACTGGTGTATGTGTAGACTCCCATGATCTTGATTCAATTGCTGAAGGTGTGAACTATTTATTAGACAACCCTGAAGTTCGAGACGAAATGAGCAAAAATTGTTTAAAAGCAAGACATAAATACAATTGGAATAATGAGAAGAAAGTTTTCATCGGAATTTACGAAAAAGTTTTATACGGTGAAAAGGCAATGGTAAGCTAA
- a CDS encoding glycosyltransferase family 2 protein, producing MTNYKLSVVVINYNKEKFIEESLQSVMDQSLEDIELIVVDDGSTDQSSVLAEEFTKKYQNAKFIKQENKGPSAARNTGLSHASGEYIAFLDGDDIAYPDAYAQLYSLAKKYNADTAVGNILCFNGEKTWRLNYMKEIFKEGLPENRQILENPELHLTPSASNKLFKKELLEREGIRFHEELRVGEDLFFTEKSLLKSNCTVVCNVDVIGYRIEDPENSLIKAGTIQFFKQLVMLQRELRSYYEENGFTKDLIHIERRQLKFFINSINIKANKLPEDEKVNLASVGNDFMKTIRNESIKDELSVVPKFVAETLRLKDKRALKIYLSLKSNPKMTNSKLRKVVYLLSLFSLRYKFVKS from the coding sequence ATGACCAATTATAAGTTAAGTGTAGTAGTCATTAACTATAACAAAGAGAAATTTATTGAGGAAAGTTTACAATCTGTCATGGATCAGTCATTAGAAGATATTGAACTGATCGTTGTCGATGATGGATCGACTGATCAAAGTAGCGTATTAGCAGAAGAATTCACAAAAAAGTATCAAAATGCAAAGTTTATTAAACAGGAAAATAAGGGACCAAGTGCTGCTAGAAATACAGGTTTATCTCATGCAAGTGGTGAATATATTGCATTTTTGGATGGAGATGATATTGCTTACCCTGATGCATATGCCCAATTATATTCTTTAGCCAAAAAATATAACGCTGATACGGCAGTAGGTAATATTTTATGCTTTAACGGCGAAAAAACGTGGCGTTTAAATTATATGAAAGAAATTTTCAAAGAAGGTTTGCCTGAAAATAGACAGATTCTTGAGAATCCAGAGCTACATCTTACACCATCTGCTAGTAATAAATTATTTAAAAAGGAACTACTAGAGCGAGAAGGTATTCGATTTCATGAAGAACTTCGAGTCGGCGAAGATTTATTTTTTACGGAGAAATCATTGTTGAAATCAAACTGTACAGTTGTATGCAATGTAGATGTAATTGGTTATCGAATTGAAGATCCAGAAAATAGTTTAATTAAAGCTGGAACAATACAATTTTTTAAACAATTAGTCATGCTTCAAAGAGAGCTACGTTCTTATTATGAAGAAAATGGTTTTACAAAAGATTTAATACATATTGAAAGAAGACAGCTTAAATTCTTTATTAACTCAATTAATATAAAGGCAAATAAACTACCAGAAGATGAGAAGGTGAATCTTGCATCTGTTGGGAATGATTTTATGAAAACAATTCGAAATGAATCGATTAAAGATGAGCTTAGTGTTGTACCAAAGTTTGTTGCAGAGACATTGCGATTAAAAGATAAACGAGCTTTAAAAATTTATTTATCCTTAAAATCAAATCCTAAAATGACGAATAGTAAATTAAGAAAAGTAGTTTACCTTCTTTCACTATTTTCATTAAGATACAAGTTTGTTAAATCTTAG
- a CDS encoding nucleotide sugar dehydrogenase — MKICTIGLGYIGLPTSAMFAKYGASVVGVDVQKSVVDKLNSGEIHIEEPGLGEMVKEVVEKGFFRASLTPEEADAFIVAVPTPNNDDENKSCDLSYVLDAVNKVIPFLKKGNVLIVESTIAPRSMDDFVKPLVEQAGFTVGEDIYLVHCPERVLPGQILHELIHNNRIVGGITAACSEAGAKVYRAFVEGEIIQTDAKTAEMSKLMENTFRDVNIALANELTKICNTLEINVLDVIQMANKHPRVNIHSPGPGVGGHCLAVDPYFIVAKTPELAGMIKLSRDTNVSMPKYVVDSVKELVSGVDNPKIAAFGVTYKGNVDDMRESPAMEIIELLQEEGLNVTIHDPHVTSEKINVLSAEEAVEDASLILVLTDHNEFKTMDYNKLAKQMKQAVLFDTRNCVPTSSDSDMKFVNYGNLYKEIKKNVVDL; from the coding sequence ATGAAAATTTGCACAATTGGACTAGGGTATATAGGATTACCAACTTCTGCGATGTTTGCGAAATATGGCGCAAGTGTTGTAGGTGTAGACGTACAAAAAAGCGTTGTAGATAAATTAAATTCTGGAGAAATTCATATAGAAGAGCCTGGATTAGGCGAAATGGTTAAAGAAGTTGTAGAAAAAGGATTTTTCAGAGCATCTTTAACACCTGAAGAGGCAGACGCATTTATTGTTGCGGTACCAACTCCTAATAATGACGATGAGAATAAATCTTGTGATTTATCATATGTATTAGACGCGGTTAATAAAGTAATTCCTTTCTTAAAAAAAGGGAATGTTTTAATCGTTGAATCAACAATCGCACCTAGAAGTATGGATGACTTTGTAAAACCACTAGTAGAACAAGCTGGATTTACTGTAGGGGAAGATATTTATCTTGTTCACTGTCCAGAACGTGTATTACCAGGCCAAATTTTACACGAATTAATTCATAATAACCGTATTGTAGGCGGAATAACAGCTGCATGTAGTGAAGCTGGAGCAAAAGTGTATCGTGCATTTGTAGAAGGCGAAATTATTCAAACAGATGCAAAAACGGCTGAAATGTCTAAACTAATGGAAAATACATTCCGTGATGTAAATATTGCGTTGGCAAATGAACTAACAAAGATTTGTAACACATTAGAAATCAACGTATTAGATGTTATTCAAATGGCAAACAAACATCCACGTGTAAACATTCATTCACCAGGTCCAGGTGTTGGAGGTCACTGTCTTGCTGTTGACCCATACTTTATTGTAGCTAAAACTCCTGAATTAGCTGGTATGATCAAATTATCTCGTGATACAAATGTATCTATGCCTAAATATGTTGTTGATTCAGTAAAAGAATTAGTTTCAGGTGTAGATAATCCTAAGATTGCAGCATTTGGTGTGACATACAAAGGTAATGTAGATGATATGAGAGAAAGTCCTGCAATGGAAATTATTGAGTTATTACAAGAAGAGGGACTAAATGTCACAATTCATGATCCGCATGTAACTTCTGAGAAAATTAATGTTTTATCTGCTGAGGAAGCTGTGGAAGATGCAAGCTTAATTCTTGTATTAACAGATCACAATGAATTTAAAACAATGGACTACAATAAACTTGCTAAACAAATGAAGCAAGCTGTGCTATTTGATACACGTAATTGTGTACCAACTTCAAGTGATTCTGATATGAAATTTGTTAATTACGGAAATTTATATAAAGAAATTAAAAAGAATGTGGTTGATTTATGA
- a CDS encoding ABC transporter permease, with product MSSIKTVLQEHAKNLSLILRLSSYETRKEYADSQLGVIWVFLNPLFQIAVYWVTFGTGIRNGAPVNGIPFLIWMLCGLIPWFFISAAIMQGSSSIFNRIGTVSKMNFPLSIIPSYVVLSRFNTHLFMMAVLIIGVIINRGIEHINIFALIYFMIVGLLFNIALALLTSTLSTMVRDVHLLIQSLTRMLLYLSPILWEPKGANILTKLMKLNPLYYIIEGYRGALLYGHSNLIFSKITIYFWCVLLAFFIIGSIFHVKFRKQFVDFL from the coding sequence ATGAGTAGTATAAAAACAGTTTTACAAGAACATGCTAAAAATTTATCATTAATCTTACGTCTTTCATCTTATGAAACACGTAAAGAGTATGCAGATAGCCAACTTGGCGTAATTTGGGTATTTTTAAACCCACTTTTTCAAATAGCTGTTTACTGGGTAACTTTCGGAACAGGGATAAGAAATGGGGCTCCAGTAAATGGTATTCCGTTTCTTATTTGGATGCTTTGTGGTTTAATTCCGTGGTTCTTTATTAGTGCTGCGATCATGCAAGGTTCAAGTTCGATTTTTAACCGAATCGGAACCGTATCTAAAATGAATTTTCCATTAAGTATTATTCCATCTTATGTCGTTTTATCTAGGTTCAATACGCATTTATTTATGATGGCAGTCTTAATAATCGGTGTAATAATAAATCGAGGAATCGAACATATAAATATTTTTGCACTAATTTATTTTATGATTGTGGGCTTACTATTTAATATCGCACTTGCATTACTTACATCTACTTTATCGACAATGGTTAGAGATGTTCATTTATTAATTCAATCATTAACTAGAATGCTTTTATATTTATCACCTATTTTATGGGAGCCTAAGGGTGCAAATATTTTAACTAAATTAATGAAGTTAAATCCACTCTACTATATTATTGAAGGATATCGTGGCGCCTTATTATATGGACATTCTAATTTGATTTTTTCTAAAATAACTATTTACTTTTGGTGTGTATTGCTAGCCTTTTTCATAATCGGTTCAATTTTTCATGTTAAATTCAGGAAGCAGTTTGTTGATTTCCTATAG
- a CDS encoding VanZ family protein, protein MESKSKFRIFIGYWIPVILIAGIIFYSSATPYEKQDIRPEISHFTFLYDLMKHFTFVHFNYAGHEVSIKELGVAGFTEFFIRKLSHFTIYLLLTFFATRLAKLYGNRDFIIGVIFSILYAASDEFHQSFTANRTPLVQDVVIDSIGALIGACLFLLISKKRKAKVQKSIRV, encoded by the coding sequence ATGGAATCCAAAAGTAAATTTAGAATTTTTATTGGATATTGGATACCTGTGATTCTTATAGCTGGCATTATCTTTTATTCATCAGCGACGCCTTATGAAAAACAAGATATAAGACCAGAAATAAGTCATTTTACATTTTTATATGATCTAATGAAGCATTTTACATTTGTCCACTTTAACTATGCTGGACATGAAGTAAGTATAAAAGAGCTTGGAGTAGCAGGATTTACAGAGTTCTTTATTCGAAAACTATCCCATTTTACAATCTATCTTCTACTTACCTTTTTTGCTACAAGATTAGCAAAGCTTTATGGGAACAGAGATTTTATAATTGGCGTAATTTTTTCAATCCTTTATGCAGCTTCAGATGAATTTCACCAATCCTTTACCGCTAACCGAACTCCACTAGTTCAAGACGTAGTAATTGATTCGATAGGAGCACTAATAGGAGCATGTTTATTTTTATTAATAAGTAAGAAGCGAAAAGCAAAAGTTCAAAAATCCATTCGTGTTTGA
- a CDS encoding pyridoxamine 5'-phosphate oxidase family protein yields MIQENIMKVLKAKQLGLFTTIREDFPHSCYMVFFFKGLTPYIATNKNSQKVEDIKKNPNVHILLGHDGDQLDDNFVEMFARAEVIENASPEEKVWTEELSRWLEGPEDPNYVMIQMNPVKIGYVEKAGTEPTFIKL; encoded by the coding sequence ATGATTCAAGAAAATATTATGAAAGTGCTTAAGGCGAAACAATTAGGTCTATTTACAACCATTCGTGAAGACTTTCCGCATAGTTGTTATATGGTATTTTTCTTTAAAGGCCTAACACCTTATATCGCTACAAATAAGAATTCACAAAAAGTAGAAGATATAAAAAAGAATCCAAACGTACATATACTTCTTGGCCATGATGGTGACCAATTAGATGATAACTTTGTAGAGATGTTTGCAAGAGCTGAAGTAATTGAAAATGCAAGTCCTGAAGAGAAAGTATGGACCGAGGAATTGTCTAGATGGCTTGAAGGTCCCGAGGATCCTAACTATGTAATGATTCAAATGAATCCAGTTAAAATTGGTTATGTAGAGAAAGCAGGTACAGAACCTACTTTTATAAAGCTTTAA
- the cax gene encoding calcium/proton exchanger, giving the protein MAHRLFFIVTFIGVPLSVIGSLMHWSEILLFIIYCLTIIALAGIMGRATESLAIAAGPRIGGLLNATFGNAVELIIAIFALQNGLSEVVLASLTGSVIGNLLLVGGLSFFIGGLKYKRQSFNVYDARHNSGLLVFAVVLAFVIPEIFSVKMTANDKMTLSVGVSIVLMVLYLAALYFKLVTHRGVYVAKNQEIVEEHEEAEWRTGKAIIILALATVAVGYVSEKLVHTFTTVGDQFGWTELFIGIIVVAIVGNAAEHASAIVMAYKNKVGVSVEIAVGSSLQIAMFVAPVLVICSLFIGDRMPLIFSMPELISMITSVFLTIAIMNDGDTNWFEGLTLLAAYLIMGIGFYLL; this is encoded by the coding sequence ATGGCTCATCGTTTATTTTTTATTGTTACATTTATCGGTGTACCATTATCGGTAATTGGGAGCTTGATGCATTGGAGCGAGATTTTATTATTTATCATTTACTGTTTAACGATTATTGCATTAGCTGGCATTATGGGAAGAGCTACTGAAAGTTTAGCGATTGCAGCTGGCCCGCGAATTGGGGGACTGTTAAATGCGACATTCGGGAATGCGGTAGAGTTAATTATCGCGATTTTTGCATTACAAAATGGTTTATCGGAAGTAGTATTAGCATCATTAACAGGTTCTGTAATAGGAAACTTACTACTTGTAGGTGGACTATCCTTTTTTATTGGTGGATTAAAATATAAACGTCAAAGCTTTAATGTTTACGATGCGAGACATAATTCAGGATTGTTGGTTTTCGCAGTGGTACTAGCCTTTGTCATTCCTGAAATTTTTTCAGTTAAAATGACTGCAAATGATAAGATGACACTTAGTGTAGGCGTATCGATTGTGTTAATGGTTTTATACTTAGCAGCACTTTACTTCAAATTAGTTACACATCGTGGGGTTTACGTAGCTAAAAATCAAGAAATCGTAGAAGAGCATGAAGAAGCTGAGTGGAGAACAGGGAAAGCCATAATTATTTTAGCGTTAGCTACTGTAGCGGTTGGATATGTTTCAGAGAAGCTAGTTCACACGTTTACGACAGTGGGAGATCAGTTCGGATGGACTGAATTATTTATCGGTATAATCGTTGTTGCTATTGTTGGTAACGCGGCTGAACATGCATCTGCGATTGTGATGGCATATAAAAATAAAGTAGGGGTTTCGGTAGAAATTGCTGTTGGGTCATCCTTACAAATTGCCATGTTCGTAGCACCAGTGTTAGTGATTTGTTCATTGTTTATCGGGGATAGAATGCCATTAATATTTTCCATGCCGGAATTAATTTCAATGATTACTTCCGTATTTTTAACAATTGCGATTATGAATGACGGAGATACAAACTGGTTTGAGGGGTTAACTTTATTAGCTGCTTATCTGATAATGGGGATCGGTTTCTACTTATTATAA
- a CDS encoding YczE/YyaS/YitT family protein has translation MKIIIRILFYLIGLLFLTLGISLAIKAGLGASAWDALAVGESKTFGLSVGNWIIINSSILLFVNAFLQKKRPDWLAAITFILIGRFLDFWLTVESEHLFDSNMVTRYIQLVLAILSMTIGIAIYLQAKFPLSPIDDLMISLNKRFGVSLGVAKTIGEVFALVLAFLLKGPIGIGTVLITFSIGPILQRLRGPIEKLYSKLSS, from the coding sequence ATGAAAATAATAATAAGAATTCTATTTTATTTAATTGGATTACTATTTTTAACTTTAGGAATTAGTTTAGCGATTAAAGCTGGACTAGGAGCTAGTGCATGGGATGCATTAGCTGTTGGAGAATCGAAAACCTTTGGCTTATCTGTTGGAAATTGGATTATTATTAACTCATCAATACTGTTGTTTGTAAATGCTTTTTTACAAAAGAAAAGACCGGATTGGCTTGCTGCGATTACGTTTATTTTAATTGGACGATTTCTTGATTTTTGGCTTACTGTAGAGTCGGAGCATTTATTTGATTCAAATATGGTCACTAGATATATTCAATTAGTACTAGCTATTTTAAGTATGACTATAGGTATTGCGATATATTTGCAAGCTAAGTTTCCGTTAAGTCCAATAGATGATTTAATGATCTCGCTTAACAAACGGTTTGGAGTAAGTTTAGGCGTGGCAAAAACGATTGGTGAAGTGTTTGCTTTAGTATTGGCATTTCTTCTAAAAGGTCCAATTGGAATCGGAACCGTCTTAATTACATTCAGTATCGGACCTATTTTGCAGAGGTTAAGAGGTCCTATTGAGAAACTCTATAGTAAGCTGAGCTCATAG